gatgaaattatttaagaaggatAAAAGTCGGAAACAAGAAAGTAAGGGTGCGTGAGTAATTGGTGGGGTGCACAaagcaaatacaacaacaagCCCAAAAACAATAGACAAAGACATGGGGTGCAGGAGTGTCACATGTgggaggtgcatgaagtaacAGGTGGGGTGCGTGCAGTAAATAAAGGGGTGCGctaaggaaacaaaaaaaggaGGTGCAGGAATTAAAATTGGGGGTGTGCGAAAAGAAAGGAGGAGGGTGTGGTTTAGGTAAAAGAGGGGGTGTGCGTGGTAAAAGGGTTCTGcccctttttatcttttcagaAAAACCCTAACAGAAGCCAAAGCTTCTTCCCCTCACATGGCAGCCTCTTCTTCTCGACACCACCACAACTCCAACCTCTGTCACTGTTCGCCTCTGTTTCTGCTTCACCGCACCACCACAACACCGTCGTAATTCAAAAAAAAGACCCATCCTCTCATGAATCTTCccctttttattatgtaaccCTCTGCACCttccaattttgaaatttgggaCCAGACTGAGAGCAGATGTTGTTTCCTGCTccttcagccatcatgaccatgcCACAGACCTTTCCCAATACAAAACCATGATAGCATAGCATGCTTGGGTTTAACAAAAGAGAGGCTTTACGTTACCTTTTTCTTTCCCCTTtcccttctctcttttttttttcttttttttttttttttattaaactagaatgagagacgtaaaacaaaaaaggagctgtaataatagaaagaaaaataatgtaataatcaaaataataagcccaaataaactaaaataaaatatataaaaaaaaataataataataataataaaataaatagataattatttttctcaaaccaaaacatattttttcttttcttttcttaattatttatttatttattcttctcaattgaactttaattaattaattaattaattaattattttattttatcattgttacccggacgaaattgggtgttgacaatagttatagattatagatgaggaagacaacaaaaataattatgataataaataaataaatattatatgatttgatgcgagaaatataaaaaagtaaaatcctTATTTGTTTcacaattgaaataaaataaagtttaaatattgaataaatttttcattcacaattaacataaaataaactaaatattgCATAAACATTTATTGCCAACAAGGTGAAATTTACTTTAACAAAAATGCTCCGTGACTATATGATATGGGTCACATTATCAAGATCTTTAATTAGTTGTGAATTGATATTCTATCTTTTTGTGAAATCGTATTTCACACACaacaaattagttaaaaaaaaatcttttatccATCTCAAATCACTctaatttcatcttttatctatatattttaatttaattatcttaactttctatcttttgaaaaatatctttatatctctgcatcgttaaatttcattatataataataagaagaaaaatatttacgaGATTAGCAACctcttattttaagattaaaatagaAAACCAGAATCAGCGAGTAATTTCCCACTGCATCGTCAAATATCACAACGAAATCACAATGTGttccaaaaagagaaaaaggttTATGAGAGCTCTGTTCAAAACAAATGGAGGCTGTGGATGTAGGAACCCTAAATCCTACGAAGTACTCCAACCCTCAATTCACCAAAACACAACAAACCCTACCACTTCCGGCGACAACGACAACAACGTCTTCTCCGAAGTTCACACAAATCATGAAAACCCTAACAACGACAACATGAGAAAACCAAATTCAAAACTCATTGACACTGTTGCGGTTGAGAAGGATTCAAAGGACCCGCACAAGGATTTTCGAGAATCCATGCTTCAAATGATCTTTCAGAGACAAATCTTCACCAAAACCGATCTTCAAGACCTTCTCGAGTGCTTCCTCCGCTTGAACGCCGCCGATAACTACCAAGTTATCGTTCAAGCTTTCATGGAGATTTGTCACGAAACGTTCCCCAAGAAGAATATCAACGATGCAGACGCCAACGCTGCTTCTttcaataacaaaatttgatgcatttttttgtttatagtgTAAACCTATCATTCATCTGTCTCATGCCACAGTTCATTTAATTCGTTATTCATAAATGTTACAGTTTTTTCATATATCATGTAACTCCCGAAAATACCATAAACAGATCTCAAATTTTGATccacaaacaaaatttaaattagattaagatctttttagatattttaattgaatttttctgtttaaattaatttacaaaaataaaaatttaaaataattcattttactttgaatttatttattttttctaattttcctACGAGTTAGTATCTCATTCCATTTCTAGTTGCATTGATCAAAAGATTTAGCCTGTTAATTTACAGAACAACCAAATTTGAATTAAGTTagttttatcatatatattcagtttttttttttaatggaagttatataatttaaggTACACAGATAattttaagaaacaaaattgaagaatcATATATAATGATATAGGTGTCGTAATAGAAGAGAAACATCAAATTTGACCAGTCATACCATATGCTCCTATATATTCCTGGACCACATTTTTCGTAGATCATTTCTGCGATACCAATATTAATCGTCAGCTTTAGATT
This region of Vigna unguiculata cultivar IT97K-499-35 chromosome 5, ASM411807v1, whole genome shotgun sequence genomic DNA includes:
- the LOC114184746 gene encoding transcription repressor OFP4-like, yielding MCSKKRKRFMRALFKTNGGCGCRNPKSYEVLQPSIHQNTTNPTTSGDNDNNVFSEVHTNHENPNNDNMRKPNSKLIDTVAVEKDSKDPHKDFRESMLQMIFQRQIFTKTDLQDLLECFLRLNAADNYQVIVQAFMEICHETFPKKNINDADANAASFNNKI